The Mesobacillus jeotgali genome window below encodes:
- a CDS encoding sigma-70 family RNA polymerase sigma factor — MDTVFLVRKAQEGSDEAFEELISGVRGKLYRTAYSYVRNEHDALDIYQEAIYKAYTSLKSLKNPQSFESWIIKILVFKAIDFIRKESRHFPADNIDSFGQAFLSGNSDHSDQSMDLFKAFEYLDPHYKTIILLRYYHDLSVKQIASMLDCPEGSVKSCLHRAKKELRPILKEGYFYE, encoded by the coding sequence GGATACAGTCTTTTTGGTCAGAAAAGCGCAAGAAGGAAGCGATGAAGCCTTTGAAGAATTGATTTCTGGTGTACGCGGCAAATTGTATCGGACTGCATATTCCTACGTCAGAAATGAACATGATGCTCTAGATATTTACCAGGAAGCTATTTATAAGGCTTATACATCTTTAAAGTCTTTAAAAAATCCACAGAGCTTTGAAAGTTGGATAATAAAAATCCTGGTCTTTAAGGCAATTGATTTTATCCGTAAAGAATCACGACATTTTCCAGCCGATAACATTGATTCTTTTGGGCAAGCCTTTCTTAGCGGAAATAGTGATCATTCTGACCAATCCATGGATTTATTTAAGGCATTTGAATATTTGGATCCACACTATAAGACCATTATTTTATTGAGGTATTATCATGACCTTTCTGTAAAGCAAATTGCCAGTATGCTGGATTGCCCGGAAGGTAGTGTGAAGTCTTGTTTGCATAGAGCAAAGAAAGAATTGAGACCAATATTAAAGGAGGGGTACTTTTATGAGTAA
- a CDS encoding DUF4179 domain-containing protein has translation MSKDKFMQDINKIRIPEEALLKREKAAILQAKKQKRSWVSRKMSIALVSGLFVSVIGLGLVSPGFAETLSKIPVIGPIYAQFNDIASEKIKNEKLASPIDKSDSHAGISMTVKEAVYDGSRVIVTVEYEAVDSINKDERSTGFSYITINGKEPEVLVGSIKQKAIDSQKIIQYFELTLEKQDVLGEKIDIAIHGEDLFGEKGLWSVSFPLEKLEIETYNFQGDITAQTLDKIYTFKVDNVSFSQLGTRIDLSIDYPKNKELNDSWKAFDYSVIDDQGNIFEGADLQVGSAGTNGRHVVLNLPPKDTIPESLTIRPISNSSKKTIGEGGEELELRINFDKAR, from the coding sequence ATGAGTAAAGATAAATTCATGCAGGACATTAATAAAATTCGTATTCCTGAAGAAGCTTTACTTAAAAGGGAGAAAGCTGCAATTTTACAAGCGAAAAAGCAAAAAAGGAGTTGGGTTAGTAGGAAAATGTCAATCGCTTTAGTTAGTGGGTTATTTGTTTCTGTTATTGGGTTGGGCCTAGTATCCCCTGGTTTCGCTGAGACATTATCAAAAATCCCTGTAATTGGCCCTATTTATGCTCAATTTAATGACATAGCGTCAGAAAAAATAAAGAATGAAAAGCTTGCTTCACCAATTGATAAATCTGATTCTCATGCAGGAATTTCAATGACTGTAAAAGAAGCTGTATACGATGGAAGTAGAGTAATTGTAACTGTAGAGTATGAAGCGGTTGATTCTATTAATAAGGATGAAAGAAGTACTGGCTTCAGCTATATTACTATTAATGGGAAAGAACCTGAAGTCTTGGTTGGATCAATTAAACAAAAGGCTATTGATTCACAAAAGATAATACAGTATTTCGAACTTACTCTGGAAAAACAAGATGTGTTAGGTGAAAAAATTGATATCGCCATACACGGTGAAGATTTATTTGGGGAAAAGGGTTTATGGTCGGTATCTTTCCCTCTTGAAAAATTAGAGATAGAAACCTACAATTTCCAAGGGGATATAACAGCGCAGACTCTCGATAAGATTTATACCTTCAAGGTCGACAATGTTTCTTTTTCCCAGCTTGGAACTAGAATTGATCTCAGTATCGATTATCCGAAGAATAAGGAATTAAATGATTCCTGGAAAGCATTTGATTATTCTGTAATAGATGATCAAGGTAATATTTTTGAAGGAGCAGACCTACAGGTGGGAAGCGCAGGGACGAATGGTCGTCATGTAGTTTTAAATCTTCCACCCAAGGATACTATTCCTGAATCACTCACAATCCGGCCTATTAGTAATAGTAGCAAAAAGACGATAGGTGAGGGTGGGGAGGAGTTGGAGTTGAGAATAAATTTTGATAAAGCGAGATAG
- a CDS encoding RNA polymerase sigma factor produces MKQEELTKWFDEYGESVLTYIILMVRDYQQAEDLTQETFLKAYRHQQQFEQKSSVKTWLFSIAHNVTKDYFRKKHPLQYYLGLTMEEKDYKQIPEQIIAMKFQNEQLYRAIQQLKPSYRQVIILRKLKEFSTKETALVLNWSESKVKMNLKRALVELKNELIRGGTTDEILR; encoded by the coding sequence TTGAAACAAGAGGAATTAACTAAATGGTTTGATGAATATGGTGAATCGGTTCTAACCTACATAATTTTAATGGTACGGGACTATCAACAAGCAGAGGATTTAACACAGGAAACTTTTTTAAAAGCGTATAGACATCAACAGCAATTTGAACAGAAATCATCTGTGAAAACATGGTTATTTTCAATTGCACATAATGTGACAAAGGACTATTTTCGAAAAAAACACCCGTTACAATATTATTTGGGTTTAACAATGGAAGAGAAAGACTACAAGCAAATACCTGAACAAATCATAGCAATGAAATTTCAAAACGAACAATTATATAGAGCCATTCAACAATTAAAACCTTCTTACAGGCAAGTCATCATTTTGCGAAAGTTAAAAGAATTCTCAACTAAAGAAACAGCCCTCGTTTTAAACTGGTCAGAAAGTAAAGTGAAAATGAATTTAAAAAGAGCGTTAGTTGAACTGAAGAATGAATTAATTAGAGGGGGGACCACTGATGAAATACTTAGATGA
- a CDS encoding DUF4030 domain-containing protein, which translates to MKYLDEQFRELEEQLKITDQSKNQLRSKILQSTHKNKKPNLKHYGWIAVACMLLIITSPFYSPTMASIAVKILPISITPNLSDDQHNPDLTSQLFELVEKEGYTVNSVGTTPSPYTIEISLILKDSTLIQATNDLKPKITNYLSENGYDQYELKVSEATEAFSDGQGDKKESLYNKVREIVKDVFESYGYAEEADYELAGLKKTWFSNIVTIDMPDHIKESDEIIANIEKEIESQNLDIKDIEVSTFNLEHSMQNGRWGYIASDIYDAMAGKSTYQLTGVSYKVKKRHSYVSIKTDLDKPPSEEIIQEIELAIQEYLALPETKEQIQNDNYTIQLLLKNQKAFVKITN; encoded by the coding sequence ATGAAATACTTAGATGAACAATTTAGGGAATTAGAAGAACAATTAAAGATAACAGACCAATCTAAAAACCAACTTAGAAGTAAGATCTTGCAGAGTACACATAAAAATAAAAAGCCTAATTTAAAACATTACGGTTGGATTGCTGTAGCGTGTATGCTGCTTATTATCACTTCGCCATTCTACTCACCGACAATGGCAAGTATTGCAGTGAAAATTTTACCAATTTCTATCACTCCTAATCTTTCAGATGATCAGCATAACCCCGATTTAACATCGCAACTCTTTGAATTAGTCGAAAAGGAAGGGTACACTGTTAATTCTGTAGGGACAACACCATCTCCCTATACAATTGAGATTTCTCTCATTTTGAAGGATTCTACATTAATACAAGCAACAAATGATCTGAAACCTAAGATAACGAATTATCTATCTGAAAATGGCTATGACCAATATGAATTAAAGGTTTCAGAGGCAACTGAAGCATTTTCTGATGGTCAAGGGGATAAAAAAGAGAGTCTTTATAACAAGGTACGTGAGATTGTGAAGGATGTATTTGAATCATATGGATACGCTGAAGAAGCAGATTATGAGTTAGCAGGTCTTAAAAAAACATGGTTTTCTAACATTGTTACAATTGATATGCCTGACCATATTAAAGAGTCAGATGAAATTATTGCAAATATCGAAAAAGAAATTGAATCACAAAATTTAGATATAAAAGATATTGAAGTTAGTACGTTTAACCTTGAACACAGTATGCAAAATGGTCGTTGGGGATATATTGCATCTGATATATATGATGCTATGGCAGGAAAATCGACTTATCAATTGACAGGAGTATCTTATAAAGTGAAAAAAAGGCATTCCTATGTTTCAATTAAAACGGATTTGGATAAACCACCTTCTGAAGAAATAATTCAAGAAATCGAATTGGCTATACAAGAATATTTAGCTTTACCAGAAACGAAAGAGCAAATTCAAAATGACAATTATACGATTCAACTCTTATTAAAGAATCAAAAAGCATTTGTTAAAATAACAAACTAA
- a CDS encoding IS110 family transposase: MNPVVGLDVAKGESEAQAFLDKDKPFGKSFRIKHIKEDLDTFISFLKEIERKTGVRPAVILESTGHYHTPIIQCLEESQYLYILVNPIISHQAKKTSLRKVKTDAVDAYQLCVLYYKEEFEPYKKRGLRLLNLRTLSRQYEAVSNLYIQAKLQFHTILDQVFPEYRGVFGDLFSKVSLQILKEFPTSEDVLRTGEVKILERIVGMRIKRSEGWARERVAKLIASAERNPFQQGVYQSQLFSLDMYISMLLQYQEHLSNIEAEIDVLAEEIEECKIIQSIPGIGGKIAATIISEIGEIDRFNHPKKLVAYAGIDPSVHSSGKFTATINHITKRGSSRLRHALYMAVLCGIRSSRNKKLKEYYDRKRNEGKPSKVALIACVNKLLHWIYAILKRNEQFLDMA; this comes from the coding sequence TTGAATCCAGTAGTTGGCCTGGATGTGGCCAAAGGAGAAAGTGAAGCTCAGGCATTTCTAGATAAAGACAAGCCATTTGGAAAGAGCTTCAGGATAAAACATATCAAGGAGGATTTAGATACCTTCATCTCTTTTTTGAAAGAGATAGAAAGAAAGACTGGCGTTAGACCAGCAGTAATTCTTGAATCTACAGGTCATTACCATACACCAATTATTCAATGTCTGGAGGAGAGTCAATATCTATATATCTTGGTAAACCCCATCATTTCTCATCAGGCCAAGAAAACCAGTCTTAGAAAGGTAAAGACGGATGCCGTGGATGCATATCAACTTTGTGTTTTGTATTACAAGGAAGAATTTGAGCCTTATAAGAAACGAGGACTAAGGCTACTAAATTTAAGAACACTGTCAAGGCAATACGAAGCCGTTTCGAACCTTTACATTCAGGCAAAACTTCAATTCCACACAATTCTTGACCAGGTATTTCCGGAATATAGGGGAGTCTTTGGAGATCTATTTTCAAAAGTTTCTCTACAGATTTTAAAGGAGTTTCCTACATCTGAAGATGTTCTGAGGACTGGTGAAGTAAAGATACTGGAGCGAATTGTGGGAATGCGTATAAAACGGTCTGAAGGTTGGGCCAGGGAGAGGGTAGCTAAATTAATAGCTTCGGCTGAGCGAAATCCTTTCCAACAAGGTGTGTATCAAAGTCAGTTGTTCAGTTTGGATATGTATATCTCTATGCTTCTTCAGTACCAAGAACACCTATCCAATATAGAGGCAGAGATAGATGTCCTGGCAGAAGAAATTGAAGAATGTAAGATAATCCAATCAATTCCCGGTATAGGAGGAAAGATCGCGGCAACGATCATTTCCGAAATCGGAGAAATTGACCGGTTTAATCACCCTAAAAAACTTGTGGCTTACGCTGGAATTGATCCAAGTGTCCATTCATCAGGTAAGTTTACAGCTACTATAAATCATATTACTAAACGAGGTTCAAGCCGTTTACGGCACGCTTTGTATATGGCCGTTTTATGCGGTATAAGAAGCTCCAGGAACAAGAAGCTAAAAGAGTATTATGATCGGAAACGAAATGAAGGAAAGCCTTCAAAAGTAGCACTGATAGCTTGTGTAAACAAGCTTTTACACTGGATTTATGCAATCCTAAAAAGGAATGAGCAGTTCCTAGATATGGCTTAA
- a CDS encoding transporter suffix domain-containing protein: protein MMETKSKAAVKPLVYRIGMILIISSFIVWVMPLGIPFLPISGKMKAISITSALVMAEVLFWVGALMVGKEAARKIRTALNPKNWKKKRNADRQDDGERENP from the coding sequence ATGATGGAGACGAAATCTAAAGCAGCAGTGAAACCTTTGGTATATAGAATAGGAATGATCCTGATCATATCATCTTTTATCGTGTGGGTGATGCCCCTGGGGATTCCCTTTTTGCCTATTAGCGGCAAAATGAAAGCAATAAGTATTACAAGCGCTCTGGTTATGGCAGAAGTATTATTCTGGGTCGGTGCGTTAATGGTGGGGAAAGAAGCTGCGCGAAAAATTCGAACAGCTCTTAACCCGAAAAACTGGAAGAAAAAACGAAATGCAGACAGGCAAGATGACGGTGAGAGGGAGAACCCGTGA
- a CDS encoding YuzF family protein codes for MMPNGMYPQRAQNGPMNVVVVEPYVYSALRNLIGKRVVLDTKRGSVSGIVRDAKPDHVVVQEHDSTFFVRIREIFWIMPEN; via the coding sequence ATGATGCCTAATGGAATGTATCCTCAGAGAGCTCAAAATGGGCCAATGAACGTGGTTGTCGTTGAACCTTATGTCTATTCTGCACTTCGCAATTTGATTGGAAAAAGGGTCGTCCTGGATACGAAGCGTGGATCTGTCAGCGGAATCGTGAGGGATGCGAAGCCTGACCATGTGGTGGTCCAGGAGCATGATTCCACCTTTTTTGTCCGGATCCGTGAAATTTTCTGGATCATGCCGGAAAATTAA
- a CDS encoding TspO/MBR family protein, translated as MGRFILNLIATVLVVAVNALANILPINGQTTGEISNNLDVLFTPAGYVFGIWGLIYFLLLIWTIRQFPASRRNLPVYEKATPLYLLSSALNIAWILLWHYEFFLLTVIVMIGLLLTLIKLYHLIKKEDHSFWNLLPFSVYLGWISVATIANISYYLKFIGWNGFGLSDVTWTLIMLVVATTLAIYFHHKHDDRIYPLVFIWAFIGIGVKNAASHPTVSTTSYVLSAIILIAIIFRMFRKQ; from the coding sequence ATGGGACGGTTTATCTTGAATCTGATCGCAACGGTTCTCGTGGTAGCGGTCAATGCGCTTGCGAATATCCTGCCGATCAACGGGCAGACGACCGGGGAAATTTCGAATAACCTCGATGTGCTCTTTACGCCGGCTGGATATGTTTTTGGCATCTGGGGATTGATTTATTTCTTATTGTTAATTTGGACAATCAGGCAGTTTCCCGCTTCACGAAGGAATTTGCCGGTATATGAAAAGGCCACTCCGCTTTATCTGCTGAGCTCGGCCCTTAATATTGCCTGGATCCTTTTATGGCATTACGAGTTTTTCCTGCTGACGGTAATTGTGATGATTGGTTTGCTGCTGACTCTAATCAAGCTTTATCATCTCATCAAAAAGGAAGACCATTCATTTTGGAATCTCCTTCCCTTCTCCGTCTACCTCGGCTGGATCAGTGTCGCCACCATCGCCAATATCAGCTATTATTTGAAGTTTATAGGCTGGAATGGATTCGGTCTTTCAGATGTCACCTGGACACTGATCATGCTCGTGGTTGCCACAACCCTGGCCATTTATTTTCACCATAAACATGACGATCGCATCTATCCTCTAGTATTCATCTGGGCCTTTATCGGAATCGGTGTAAAAAACGCAGCCTCCCACCCGACAGTCAGCACCACTTCCTATGTCCTGTCCGCCATCATTTTGATCGCCATCATTTTCAGGATGTTTAGGAAGCAATGA
- a CDS encoding SurA N-terminal domain-containing protein has protein sequence MMKRIITGMILLSIAVLVLGACSNDSSKGDAEKKNKEDLVATVDGEGISKKQYERELEATKATYEQQGMPVDQMDDKQKEELEKSVLDQMINAELLLQTAEKDGLSAEDKEVDAELEKIKGNFEDDKQFEEALKKNEMTEKELKSQLKKQLTVNKYLDSKIGKVEASDKEIQDMYEQYKQLAQAQKQEPEDLEKIKPQLEQQVLSQKESEKISKLVDDLRKENEDKIKITKA, from the coding sequence ATGATGAAACGTATTATAACAGGCATGATCTTATTGAGCATCGCTGTTCTTGTGCTTGGCGCATGCAGCAATGATAGCTCAAAAGGGGATGCTGAGAAGAAAAATAAAGAAGATTTGGTTGCGACAGTGGATGGAGAAGGCATTTCAAAGAAGCAATATGAGAGAGAGCTTGAGGCAACAAAAGCAACTTACGAACAACAGGGTATGCCGGTTGATCAAATGGATGACAAGCAGAAGGAAGAACTTGAAAAGTCGGTTCTTGACCAAATGATCAATGCAGAGCTGCTTCTCCAGACAGCAGAGAAGGACGGCCTCTCAGCAGAAGATAAAGAAGTCGATGCAGAACTGGAAAAGATCAAAGGCAACTTCGAAGACGACAAACAATTTGAAGAAGCGCTGAAAAAGAATGAAATGACTGAAAAAGAGCTCAAGAGCCAGCTGAAAAAGCAGCTGACCGTCAACAAATACCTGGACAGCAAAATCGGCAAGGTAGAAGCAAGCGATAAAGAAATCCAGGACATGTATGAACAATACAAGCAGCTAGCACAAGCTCAAAAACAAGAGCCAGAAGACTTAGAGAAGATCAAACCACAACTTGAGCAGCAAGTTCTCTCACAAAAAGAAAGCGAGAAAATCAGCAAGCTGGTAGACGATCTTCGTAAAGAGAATGAAGATAAGATTAAAATCACTAAGGCGTAA
- the proB gene encoding glutamate 5-kinase, whose amino-acid sequence MLEQDRKIKRVVIKIGSSSLTSMHGEISRRKLENLANQIVALKDAGYETAVVSSGAVAAGYRKLGCIQRPTSLPEKQAAASIGQGLLMESYSELFLSHGYVASQILITRSDFANENRYNNMKNTLNVLLERGIIPIINENDTVTVDRLRFGDNDTLSAKVAALIEADQLIILSDIDGLYDANPNDNPDAKLLDKVHEITPEIEAAAGGSGSAVGTGGMKSKISAVKIAMASGIDSFLGKADSKDILVKAVSGTAKGTYFNQDPEGFNLDNNQQWIAFHSGPEGEVIIRPESREAIIEDRKNILPSDILQVKGRFGEGAVVRVMDGTGEEIGLGRINYSSGKLEETLIEEECERKEAIEQDTFVCSRDFALPVSV is encoded by the coding sequence ATGTTAGAGCAAGACAGGAAGATAAAAAGAGTTGTAATTAAGATTGGCAGCAGTTCACTGACGAGTATGCACGGGGAAATCAGCCGCCGGAAGCTGGAGAACCTGGCGAACCAGATTGTGGCCTTGAAGGACGCGGGCTATGAAACCGCGGTTGTTTCATCTGGCGCTGTGGCGGCAGGGTACCGCAAGCTTGGCTGCATTCAGCGGCCTACGTCATTACCGGAAAAGCAGGCAGCCGCTTCGATCGGCCAGGGCCTGTTAATGGAATCTTACTCAGAACTCTTTTTATCTCATGGGTATGTCGCTTCCCAGATATTGATCACGAGAAGCGATTTCGCGAATGAAAATCGCTACAACAATATGAAAAATACGTTGAACGTCCTGTTAGAGAGAGGGATCATCCCCATCATCAATGAAAATGACACGGTCACGGTTGATCGCCTGCGTTTCGGCGACAATGACACATTGTCAGCGAAGGTCGCCGCGCTGATTGAGGCAGACCAGCTGATCATCCTTTCCGACATCGACGGACTGTATGACGCAAATCCGAACGATAACCCAGACGCTAAGTTGCTTGATAAGGTCCATGAAATCACTCCTGAAATCGAAGCAGCAGCAGGCGGCTCCGGAAGCGCAGTCGGTACAGGCGGAATGAAGTCGAAAATCTCCGCTGTAAAAATTGCGATGGCATCCGGTATCGATTCGTTTTTAGGGAAGGCCGACAGCAAGGACATCCTTGTAAAAGCAGTGAGCGGAACAGCAAAAGGAACGTATTTCAACCAGGACCCGGAAGGCTTCAACCTCGACAATAACCAGCAATGGATCGCGTTCCACTCCGGACCTGAGGGAGAAGTCATCATCCGTCCGGAATCAAGGGAAGCGATCATCGAAGACCGGAAAAACATCCTTCCGTCTGACATCCTTCAGGTAAAAGGAAGATTTGGCGAAGGAGCGGTCGTCAGAGTGATGGATGGTACCGGAGAAGAGATTGGACTCGGACGAATCAATTATTCTAGCGGAAAATTGGAAGAGACACTGATTGAAGAAGAATGTGAACGAAAAGAAGCAATCGAACAGGACACATTTGTCTGTTCACGTGATTTTGCATTGCCGGTATCAGTCTAA
- a CDS encoding EthD family reductase, with translation MAKIIVIYDQPRDQAGFEKHYFEVHIPLVQKVPNLKDAEVHRVLQSMYTDEKLYLIAELHFENPEVLAQALATPEFQEVQGDVKNLVTYLNKPPVVAIVD, from the coding sequence ATGGCGAAGATTATTGTTATTTACGATCAGCCGAGGGATCAAGCAGGATTTGAAAAGCACTATTTTGAGGTTCATATTCCGCTTGTTCAAAAGGTTCCAAATTTAAAAGACGCCGAGGTTCATCGTGTGCTGCAGTCCATGTATACAGATGAAAAATTATACTTGATTGCTGAACTGCATTTTGAAAATCCAGAAGTCCTGGCACAGGCGCTGGCAACTCCGGAATTCCAGGAAGTGCAGGGAGATGTGAAAAATCTTGTAACCTATCTCAATAAGCCGCCAGTAGTGGCGATTGTGGATTAG
- a CDS encoding DUF2812 domain-containing protein: MMGQTKYIMSGGLAFDEEKDMSKLEQLAREGWIFDRFAFMGYRLRKAETQDIQYSLDYRKDADADYFAYFKEAGWKHEGTAENYIHIFSAPKGTAPIYTDSDSLVEKYSSEKSRMGKGALIMLAATLSIMTALWVISYFSLFSSFEGTVKTVIGVLFVVSLIGLVFTFMPYLGYAYKLNKLK; this comes from the coding sequence ATGATGGGACAGACAAAATATATAATGAGCGGCGGATTAGCTTTTGACGAAGAAAAGGATATGAGTAAATTGGAGCAGCTCGCTCGCGAAGGATGGATTTTCGATCGTTTCGCCTTCATGGGCTATCGACTAAGGAAAGCTGAGACTCAGGACATTCAGTATTCACTTGACTACCGAAAAGACGCAGACGCTGATTATTTTGCCTATTTTAAAGAAGCTGGCTGGAAACATGAAGGAACAGCAGAAAATTATATTCATATTTTCAGTGCACCAAAAGGAACAGCCCCTATCTATACGGACAGCGATTCCCTGGTTGAAAAATACAGCAGCGAGAAAAGCAGGATGGGCAAAGGTGCCTTAATCATGCTCGCTGCAACCTTATCCATCATGACCGCACTTTGGGTAATCTCCTACTTCTCCCTATTTAGCAGTTTTGAAGGAACAGTGAAAACGGTCATAGGAGTTCTATTCGTTGTTTCACTCATCGGACTGGTGTTTACTTTTATGCCTTATCTAGGATATGCGTACAAATTGAATAAGCTTAAATAA
- a CDS encoding PadR family transcriptional regulator has protein sequence MARNDVLETGELTDTYYYILLSLVEARHGYLIMKNIEEMTEKKFMIGPASMYTTIKKLLTAGMIEQIGDDTDTRKTYIATRQGIDLLKKDVKRREEMIRHAKAILDQKGENA, from the coding sequence ATGGCTAGAAACGATGTACTGGAAACTGGTGAACTGACAGATACGTATTACTACATTTTGCTCTCACTTGTCGAAGCCAGACACGGGTATTTGATTATGAAAAACATCGAAGAAATGACCGAAAAGAAGTTTATGATTGGCCCTGCTTCGATGTATACCACGATAAAGAAGCTTTTAACAGCGGGCATGATTGAGCAAATTGGCGATGATACTGATACGCGAAAGACTTATATTGCCACCAGGCAAGGAATTGATTTATTAAAAAAAGATGTGAAACGCAGGGAAGAAATGATCCGGCATGCTAAAGCCATTTTAGACCAGAAAGGGGAGAATGCATGA
- a CDS encoding helix-turn-helix domain-containing protein yields MIQQLLLLQRVIDYIEDHIKEELSAEELARMVGYSPFHFSRIFQKQTGYTLMDYVVKRKLQFALYELVNGKKIIEIAMDYGFETHSGFTRAFKKCFGSPPSLYKEHGPTSLPQKLDLMSLHEKNTGGIVLQPQIVRRDAFNVAGKIFSIENFPADRNVPAFWDQEGLTDGSIERYLYKELVPKKHGEYCINLSRSLEEGLCSYLFAVDHDDEKGLPAEITSTQIPEAVYAIFRTPLVEVDQFAAAIKGTWRYILEDWFPNSSYEVDEEGFDFEYYDEHCHYWDFKRVYMEIHIPIKEKSRE; encoded by the coding sequence ATGATTCAACAGTTACTATTGCTTCAGCGTGTCATTGATTATATAGAGGATCATATTAAAGAGGAACTGAGTGCTGAAGAGCTGGCGCGAATGGTGGGGTATTCTCCTTTTCATTTTTCGCGGATTTTTCAGAAGCAGACGGGTTATACATTGATGGATTATGTGGTCAAAAGGAAGCTCCAGTTTGCGCTGTACGAATTAGTGAATGGGAAGAAGATCATCGAAATTGCGATGGATTACGGGTTTGAAACACATTCTGGCTTTACGAGGGCGTTCAAGAAGTGTTTTGGAAGTCCGCCGAGTCTTTATAAGGAGCATGGTCCGACATCGCTGCCGCAAAAACTGGATCTGATGAGCCTTCACGAAAAGAACACGGGCGGCATTGTCTTGCAGCCCCAGATCGTCCGTCGTGACGCGTTCAATGTCGCGGGAAAAATCTTCAGTATCGAGAATTTCCCTGCTGACCGAAACGTGCCGGCGTTTTGGGACCAGGAAGGTTTGACAGACGGTTCGATTGAAAGGTATCTGTACAAAGAGTTGGTGCCAAAAAAACATGGAGAGTATTGCATCAATTTGAGCCGCAGTCTGGAAGAAGGCTTGTGCAGTTATTTATTTGCTGTAGACCATGACGATGAAAAAGGCTTACCGGCGGAAATAACTTCTACCCAAATCCCCGAAGCTGTCTATGCCATATTCAGGACGCCTTTGGTTGAGGTTGACCAATTCGCTGCGGCCATCAAAGGGACGTGGAGATACATACTCGAGGATTGGTTTCCGAACTCATCCTATGAAGTGGATGAAGAGGGCTTTGACTTTGAGTATTATGATGAGCATTGCCATTACTGGGATTTTAAAAGGGTCTATATGGAAATTCATATTCCAATCAAAGAAAAATCTCGAGAATGA